In the Aeromicrobium fastidiosum genome, GCCGGTCGCAAGGTCGGGCACGTCACGGCCTTCGGCGACGACCTCGACGACGTCCTCGCACGGGCCCGCCACGCGGCCGAGCTGTTCACCACCGGCTGAGGCGCGCTGCTCGTTCCTCGCAGCTCCGACGACTCGTTCCTCGCCGTCGCCAGGCTTCGCCTGGGCGCCTGCCTTCTCTCGCTGCGCTCGCTCGGCCCGTGGTTGGGTTGGGGCCCTGGTCGCTCGGTAGGGTTTGGGCATGACTGATCAGCCGCGTGTCGGCATCGTGATGGGGTCCGACTCCGACTGGCCGACGATGGAGGCCGCCGCGACGGCCCTCGCGGAGTTCGGCATCGCGTACGAGGCCGATGTCGTCTCGGCCCACCGCATGCCCGACGAGATGCTGGCCTACGGTCGTGAGGCGCACGGCCGCGGCATCGAGGTCATCATCGCCGGCGCCGGGGGTGCAGCCCACCTGCCGGGCATGCTGGCCGCCGTGACGCCGCTGCCCGTCATCGGCGTCCCGGTGCCGCTGAAGTACCTCGACGGGATGGACTCGCTGCTGTCGATCGTCCAGATGCCGGCTGGGGTGCCCGTCGCGACGGTGTCGATCGGCAACGCGCGCAACGCCGGCCTGCTCGCGGTGCGCATCCTCGCGACCGGCGATGCCGAGCTCACCGACAAGATCGTGGCGTTCCAGGCCGACCTCGCCGACGTCGCCCGGGCGAAGGGCGAGAAGGTCCGCAACCCTGCCACGGGCGGTGCCGGCTTCCGCTGACCCGCACGCAGATTCCCAGGTTCACCTGGGTTTCTGCACCGTCCCGGAGCAGGATTCGGGGTGACGCCGGAAACTGTCACCTCACCTCGGTCGCAACCGGGGTCAGGCGACAGAAAACCAGGTGCACCCCGACAACTTCCGGGGTGCACCTGGGAAACCGCGGACGGGGGCGGGACGACGTCAGGCGTCGGTGTGGTCGTCGGGGACGAGGCGCAGCGTCTTGTCGGACCAGCGACGCAGATCGGCCAGCAGCGAGGTGTCCTGCATCAGGTCGGTGCCGTACGACGGCATCATGTCGACGAGGCGCGGTCGCCAGGCAGCCAGCCGGTCGGGGAAGCACGTCTCGAGCACGTCGACCATCGCGGCGACGGCGGTCGACGCGCCGGGCGATGCTCCCAGCAGCCCGGCGATCGTGCCGTCGCGGTGTCTGACCGCGCACGTCCCGAACTCGAGGGTGCCCGAGATGCCGTTGCGGCGGATCGTCTGCACGCGCTGGCCGGCGGTGATGAGCTCGAAGTCGTCGCCGTCGATGCTGGGGGCGAACTCGAGCAGGCCCTCGACCCGCTGGTCGCGCGACTTCAGCAGCTCCTTGACCAGGTAGACCGTCAGCGGCATCGAGTTGAGGCCGACGCCCAGCATCGAGAACAGGTTGTTGGGCTTGACCGATCGCACCAGGTCGGTGAGGTGGCCCTCTTTCAGGAACCGCGGCGAGAAGCCGGCGTAGGGGCCGAACATCAGGCTCGCCTGTCCGTCGACGACGCGGGTGTCGAGGTGGGGGACCGACATCGGCGGGGCCCCGACGGGCGGCTTGCCGTAGACCTTGGCGTGGTGGCCGGCAGCGAGGTCGGCGTTGGTCGTGCGGAGGAACTGTCCGCTGACCGGGAAGC is a window encoding:
- the purE gene encoding 5-(carboxyamino)imidazole ribonucleotide mutase, which gives rise to MTDQPRVGIVMGSDSDWPTMEAAATALAEFGIAYEADVVSAHRMPDEMLAYGREAHGRGIEVIIAGAGGAAHLPGMLAAVTPLPVIGVPVPLKYLDGMDSLLSIVQMPAGVPVATVSIGNARNAGLLAVRILATGDAELTDKIVAFQADLADVARAKGEKVRNPATGGAGFR